The Deltaproteobacteria bacterium genomic interval AATAAACATCTTTACAGAAGCCCAGATAAATATGGATACAGACGCTGCAAGCGAAGATATGACCGCAAGGATGACCGCATATTTTGCATTTTCAAGGATTTTCCTCAACATTTATATAACACCGAAATCCGTAATAACTTTCTCCAGTTTCTTCCTGTTCACCTCTCCCATTCTTACAAGAGGCAGCCTGAACTCCTCCTCTATCTTTCCCATCATGGCGAGGGCTGTCTTTACCGGTATGGGATTGGTCTCCAGAAACATTGCCCTGTGCAGAGGCTGTAGTTTATAATGAAGCCTTTTTGCCTTTTCAAGGTTTCCCTCAAAGAATGCCCGATACATCTGGTTTACTTCTTTTGGCGCTATATTTGAGGTAACAGAAATAACACCATGCCCGCCTATGGCCAAAATAGGCAGGGTTGTAAAATCATCTCCTGAAAGAATTATAAATCCCTTTCTGCATAATTCAATCGTATCACTTACCTGCTGAAGGTTTCCTGTCGCCTCTTTTATGCCAATAATATTCTTAATATCAGACAATCTGGCGACGGTATCAGGAAGCATGTTTACGCCTGTCCTGCCAGGGACATTGTAGAGTATTATAGGCAATTCTACCTTTTCAGCAACTGCCTTATAATGCTGATATAACCCTTCCTGCGTTGGTTTGTTGTAATAGGGTGTAATCAAAAGAGCCGCGTCTGCACCTGCCCTTTCTGCATGTTTCGTTAACATGATAGTTTCGGCAGTGGAGTTTGAGCCTGTGCCTGCAATTACAGGAATTCTTCCGTTGACCAATTCAACTGTAAGTTCAATAACCCTTTCATGCTCTTCATAGGAAAGTGTAGCAGACTCCCCTGTTGTGCCACACGGGACAATGGCATTTGTGCCGTTCTTTATCTGAAACTCAATCAATCCCTTAAATGCCTTTTCATCCAATCCGCTGTTCTTAAATGGCGTGACAATTGCCGTCATTGAACCTTGAAGCATAAAACCCTCCACTCCCATTAAGTTTTTAATAAAGTATCTTACTTCTGAGATTATTACAACACTTTTATAGAAAAACTAAAAGACCTTGACAGCATCTTTGTTAAATGTTAATTTATCAAAACTTGAACGTTTTGGGTGATGGAGTCCGCCATTAACCGTTTGCCTTGCGCAAACTGATGACCCCTGCATAAATAGCAGGGGTTTTTTTATTTAGAGGGTGAGTATGTCCACACAGATTTTTTATATCGCCTTGTTCGGCGCGCTTGGGTGCCTGTCACGTTACTTTCTCGCAGGTTGGGTTTATAATCTTTTTGGCAGGAGTTTGCCGTATGGGACCATAGCTGTCAATGTAACTGGCGCTTACATAATAGGTCTTGTCATGGAGTTCAGCATAGGGAGCAATCTTATATCGCAGAACCTCCGCGTAGGTATTACAATAGGCTTTTTGGGCGGACTAACAACCTTTTCTACATTTAGTTATGAGACTTTCAGGCTTCTTGAGGATGGTGAGTTCCTTATCGCCTCAATAAATATTTTTATCAGCGTGCTGGTTTGCCTTTTCTTTACCTGGGCAGGTACAGAAACGGCAAGGTATTTATTATAAGGAGGATGCGATGACAAAATTTATAGGGGAAAAGGCGCTTATGCGGATATTTTTAGGTGAGAGCGACAAGATAGGTCACAAGCCGGTGTATGAGGCCATGGTTGAGTTATTTAGAAAAGAGGGGTTTGCCGGCGCTACCGTCTTGCGTGGGATAGCAGGGTTTGGCGCCCACAGCATTTATCATACGGACAAGTTACTAAGGCTTTCCATAGACCTGCCTATAATCGTTGAGGTAGTGGAGGGGCGGGAAAAGATTGACGCTATCATGCCCAAGATTGATGAACTTATGAACGGAGGGGGGATGATAACGTTGGAAAATGCAACCGTCATAAGGTATACCCATGGAAACGAGAAAACCAGGGAAAGCTGAACCGGTAGACACAACAGGAAAATTTGCTTGCATTTCTCTGTTTATTAGGCTATACTTCGCCCAATTAAACTTGGGGAAAGAAACGAATGATAGTTCAGTGCGACGCCTGTAATACAAAATTTAAACTAGATGATTCAAAGATAAAGGATAGGGGTGTAAAGGTCCGCTGCACCAAATGCCAGAATGTCTTTACAGTTATGCCTCCTCCGTCTGAAGAAGCTGCGCCAAAACAGGAGGAAACATTTGAGGCCTCATTTGGGGCTCAGCCTGAACCTTCCCCAAAAACAGAGGGAATAGATTTTGGCGGCCTTTCTGAACAATCTGCCGCGCAAAAACAGGAAGAAAAAAAAGAAGAGGCCTCGCAATGGGGCATAGATTTTACCTTTGATGAAAAACCAAAGGAAGAAGAGAAAAAGTCGGAATGGGATATAGGCCCCCCTTCTTCAAAAGAAGAGGCGCCGTTTTCATTTGAAGAGGAAAAAGAGGCTCCGAAACCGGAAGGGGAAAAGGGCGGGTTTGGTTTTGAGATTGGAAAAGAGCCGGCATTTGAAGCAGAAAAAAAAGAGGCTGTCCCGTCTCCGGAGTTGTCAGGTTTTAGCTTTGAAGGGGATTTTGCGCAAACAGCAGAGAAAACATCCTTTGAGATAGAACCCCCGCCAACAGAAGAAGAATTTGTTGTTCCTCCAAAGGAAGAGGCAAAGACTTTAATAATGGGCGCTCAATCAAAGGAGGAGGCAAAAACTTTAATAATGGAATCTCCGTTATCTCCCAAGGCGCAGCCAGAGGCAAACGAAATGTCATTTAAAGCCCCTTCAGAAAAAAGAAAGATAAGCGCCCCTATAATAATTTCTGCGGTGATTATCCTGTTGCTGGCAGCCGGGGGAGCTGTCATTTATCTGAATATTGGGGCTGGATTTTTATCCAAACCCGCAGCGCCGCAAAAGACCATGGATATTATTGGTCTGCAAGGGTATTATATAAATAATACGTCCCTTGGCCGGCTGTTTGTCATAGAAGGAAAACTTGTAAGCAACCTCAATGCGCCAAAAGAGGTTACAGGCATGCATGGCATGATATTTGATAAAATGGGGAAAACTATAAAGGACGTATGGGTTGCGCCAGGAAGGATTGTAGCCCGGGATGAACTAAAGGCCATATCCGCGGCTGACCTGGGAAAAAGATTTAAAGATAGAAATGGCACAATACCGCCTAAAGGAACTGTACCTTTTATGATAGTCTTTCAAGGTGTTTCCGGTGAACTGGCAGAGTTCAGTGTAGAGGTTGGCCAGTAAATCCTCACACCAATTTGGTGGTGTTTATTTTTAATCTCAATTTTTCCTCTCAAGAATTTTATCCAATCCAATACTGGAAACAGAATTGCTCGCCTTTGTAAGAAAACTTACTAAAGATATATCATCTCTGCCTGAGCATGATATGAGAGTTCAGCCGCGCATATCCCTCGGCCTTCTGGAATTTCTTTTTTTCTCAGGAGCTGAAAAAATTGTTCAGGACGAAGAACTGCATCCGCAGATCAGAACGGCTGCAAAGGAACGGCTTGAAGAAAAATGGCAATTATGCCTTTTTGGCAGACTCTTCAGGTTTGGAGGGCGCTGATTCCAGTTTTTCCTTTTTGGGGGTTACATCAATTTCAGATTCAGAAGACGCCTTTTTAAAGTTTCTTATGGCTTCGCCAAGACCCGAGCCTATGCTAGGCAGTTTCCCAACGCCGAATATTATCAAAACTATTACGAGAATAACTATAAGTTCTGTTGTCCCTATTCCAAACATAAGAATCCTCCTTCAAAGATTTTAGTCTTGTTATTATTGCAGGATTGTTTTGTATATGTCAATAAAAATATTGAGAGTCACTGACAAAAGCCGGCTTATTGTTTTTTTGCTGATTTCCATTCTTCTCCATATTGGGATCCTTATGATTGTCCCCCAGACAAGAGAAGGTGAAAAGACCTTGCCAAAACTGATACCTATTGATGTGATAGAGCTTCCGCAGCCAGCAGAGATAAAGAAGCCCTTCACATCAGGCGGAGCCAGGGAGCAGCCCCATCCACTCTTGCCTTCTGTCCTTCCCTTCGCAGAAGAGAAAAGGATTGTAGAACCTCTGCTGCCTGCTAATCCCCCGACTCATCCTTCGGATGAGTTCCCCGCCCCCTTTGACACAGGAGAACAAAAGGAGGATTTTGACAAAGAGGCTGGGCTCCAGTTGCAGCAAAGCATTGCAACGGGAAGCGGGGGATTAGAGGAAAAGACTGAACAGGAACCTGCGATTAAAAAAGAGTCTGTAGAAGATGAAAAAACTCTCCCTTCAGAACCAATAGTAAAAGAGGAAAAACCTTTAAGCCTTTATCCCACAAAAGAACGTATCGCAGAGCTGTCTAAAAAATATGAAAAAGAGGCGCCTGTTGGAGAAAAAGACAGAGACATTTCTTTTGACACCAGCGAGCCGCGCTATACCTCATATTTTGAGGGGCTAAAGGCCAAAATTTACCATGAATGGGAATATCCGTATGCGGCTGCAAGTGGAGGCCAGGCAGGCAGGCTTTTTGTCCATTTTGTTATCTTAAAAGATGGAACATTAGAGGATGTAACGCTTATCAGAAGTTCCGGCTACCCCATGCTTGACAATGCTGCGATATCTGCTATAAGATTGGCAGCGCCGTTTTACCCTTTTCAAAAAAGCTTTGGCAGCCTTGAAAAGATAACAGTAAATGCCTCATTTGAATATATACTGTATCCATATATAAATAGGCAAAAGCGATAGGAGATATTATTTTGAGGGTATCTGAAATTTTTTTCAGCATTCAGGGAGAATCCACATATACAGGGCTTCCCTGTGTTTTTATAAGGCTTGCAGGCTGCAATCTTAGATGCACATGGTGCGATACAACATATACTCAGGTCTCTGAACAGGAAGAGGATTTTTCCATTGAACAGGTCATTAACGAAGTTAGAAAGTTTAATTGCCGCTTGGCAGAGATTACCGGCGGTGAGCCCATGTTGCAAAAGGAAACGCCCATGCTTATAAACAAGCT includes:
- the dapA gene encoding 4-hydroxy-tetrahydrodipicolinate synthase; protein product: MLQGSMTAIVTPFKNSGLDEKAFKGLIEFQIKNGTNAIVPCGTTGESATLSYEEHERVIELTVELVNGRIPVIAGTGSNSTAETIMLTKHAERAGADAALLITPYYNKPTQEGLYQHYKAVAEKVELPIILYNVPGRTGVNMLPDTVARLSDIKNIIGIKEATGNLQQVSDTIELCRKGFIILSGDDFTTLPILAIGGHGVISVTSNIAPKEVNQMYRAFFEGNLEKAKRLHYKLQPLHRAMFLETNPIPVKTALAMMGKIEEEFRLPLVRMGEVNRKKLEKVITDFGVI
- a CDS encoding DUF3426 domain-containing protein, with translation MIVQCDACNTKFKLDDSKIKDRGVKVRCTKCQNVFTVMPPPSEEAAPKQEETFEASFGAQPEPSPKTEGIDFGGLSEQSAAQKQEEKKEEASQWGIDFTFDEKPKEEEKKSEWDIGPPSSKEEAPFSFEEEKEAPKPEGEKGGFGFEIGKEPAFEAEKKEAVPSPELSGFSFEGDFAQTAEKTSFEIEPPPTEEEFVVPPKEEAKTLIMGAQSKEEAKTLIMESPLSPKAQPEANEMSFKAPSEKRKISAPIIISAVIILLLAAGGAVIYLNIGAGFLSKPAAPQKTMDIIGLQGYYINNTSLGRLFVIEGKLVSNLNAPKEVTGMHGMIFDKMGKTIKDVWVAPGRIVARDELKAISAADLGKRFKDRNGTIPPKGTVPFMIVFQGVSGELAEFSVEVGQ
- a CDS encoding TonB family protein, whose translation is MSIKILRVTDKSRLIVFLLISILLHIGILMIVPQTREGEKTLPKLIPIDVIELPQPAEIKKPFTSGGAREQPHPLLPSVLPFAEEKRIVEPLLPANPPTHPSDEFPAPFDTGEQKEDFDKEAGLQLQQSIATGSGGLEEKTEQEPAIKKESVEDEKTLPSEPIVKEEKPLSLYPTKERIAELSKKYEKEAPVGEKDRDISFDTSEPRYTSYFEGLKAKIYHEWEYPYAAASGGQAGRLFVHFVILKDGTLEDVTLIRSSGYPMLDNAAISAIRLAAPFYPFQKSFGSLEKITVNASFEYILYPYINRQKR
- a CDS encoding DUF190 domain-containing protein; this encodes MTKFIGEKALMRIFLGESDKIGHKPVYEAMVELFRKEGFAGATVLRGIAGFGAHSIYHTDKLLRLSIDLPIIVEVVEGREKIDAIMPKIDELMNGGGMITLENATVIRYTHGNEKTRES
- the tatA gene encoding twin-arginine translocase TatA/TatE family subunit, with translation MFGIGTTELIVILVIVLIIFGVGKLPSIGSGLGEAIRNFKKASSESEIDVTPKKEKLESAPSKPEESAKKA
- the crcB gene encoding fluoride efflux transporter CrcB — protein: MSTQIFYIALFGALGCLSRYFLAGWVYNLFGRSLPYGTIAVNVTGAYIIGLVMEFSIGSNLISQNLRVGITIGFLGGLTTFSTFSYETFRLLEDGEFLIASINIFISVLVCLFFTWAGTETARYLL